One Campylobacter sputorum subsp. sputorum DNA segment encodes these proteins:
- a CDS encoding GspE/PulE family protein, protein MKESYQTLINQLIKDEKISQSQQEEIFVKLENSDNFEHIITEYISKDDFINVLVELYRRQRIDIGNIGNDFTQDIKEFLKIVSNRFKFTFYNLDSIDIDYRISEKTNLSQLKKFGAMPIKEDEINVYVAFKNPFDINSQDAIQHLFNRKLLKIVVADPTQIDKYLNKAELNENIKGIINEIRKEISSSANDDSTNASGILRLIEIILKTSITSRASDIHIEPTETNCIVRSRIDGMLTELFIFDKDIYPPMVSRMKLLSNMDIAERRKPQDGRFSAQILDKEYDFRISTLPVLNGESIVLRILDKSKVIISLDNLGMHPQNLSKFNNAMKSPYGIILVTGPTGSGKTTTLYAALNDLKSITTKIITVEDPVEYQLNMIQQVHVNEKVGLSFASALRSILRQDPDIIMIGEIRDQETLRIAIQSALTGHLVFSTLHTNDAISAIPRVIDMGIEPYLISGSIIGIEAQRLVRKLCPHCKQPINLPDTTLKSIEKYLPQNYQFYKNIGCEHCSQTGYLGREMISEILPISDKMSSLIASNASKDDLKHIAYEEGFIDMFHDGILRAAKGITTYEEILRVAKT, encoded by the coding sequence ATGAAAGAGAGTTATCAAACACTTATAAATCAACTTATAAAAGATGAAAAAATCTCGCAATCTCAGCAAGAAGAAATTTTTGTCAAACTAGAAAACAGTGATAATTTTGAGCATATTATAACCGAATATATAAGCAAAGACGATTTTATAAATGTTTTAGTTGAACTATACAGAAGACAAAGAATAGACATAGGTAATATCGGTAATGATTTTACTCAAGATATAAAAGAATTTTTAAAAATAGTCTCAAATAGATTTAAATTTACTTTTTATAATCTAGATAGCATTGATATAGACTATAGAATATCAGAAAAAACAAATTTATCTCAGCTAAAAAAATTTGGTGCCATGCCAATAAAAGAAGATGAAATAAATGTCTATGTTGCTTTTAAAAACCCTTTTGATATAAATTCACAAGATGCGATACAACATCTTTTCAACAGAAAACTACTTAAAATAGTAGTAGCAGATCCAACACAAATAGATAAATATTTAAACAAAGCAGAATTAAATGAAAATATAAAAGGTATTATAAACGAAATAAGAAAAGAAATCTCAAGTTCTGCAAATGATGATAGCACAAATGCTAGTGGTATATTAAGACTGATTGAAATTATTTTAAAAACATCAATAACATCAAGAGCAAGCGATATACATATAGAGCCAACAGAAACAAATTGTATAGTAAGAAGCCGTATAGATGGAATGCTAACAGAACTTTTTATATTTGATAAAGATATTTATCCACCTATGGTATCTCGCATGAAACTACTTTCAAACATGGATATAGCAGAAAGAAGAAAACCGCAAGATGGCAGATTTTCAGCCCAAATTTTAGACAAAGAGTATGATTTTCGTATCTCAACTTTGCCTGTTTTAAATGGTGAAAGTATAGTTTTAAGGATACTTGATAAATCAAAAGTTATAATTAGTCTAGATAATCTAGGAATGCATCCTCAAAATTTATCCAAATTTAATAATGCTATGAAATCGCCTTATGGCATTATACTTGTAACTGGACCAACTGGTAGCGGTAAAACAACTACATTATACGCTGCACTAAATGACTTAAAAAGCATAACAACAAAAATAATCACGGTCGAAGATCCAGTTGAATACCAGCTAAATATGATTCAACAAGTTCATGTAAATGAAAAAGTTGGACTATCTTTTGCTTCGGCTTTAAGATCGATATTAAGACAAGATCCAGATATCATAATGATAGGCGAGATTAGAGATCAAGAAACACTTAGGATAGCTATACAATCAGCACTAACAGGGCATTTAGTTTTTTCCACATTACACACAAATGATGCAATATCTGCTATTCCAAGAGTTATAGATATGGGGATAGAGCCTTATTTGATAAGTGGATCCATAATAGGCATAGAAGCTCAAAGGCTTGTTAGAAAATTATGTCCTCATTGCAAACAACCTATAAATTTACCAGATACTACATTAAAATCTATAGAAAAATACCTTCCACAAAATTATCAATTTTATAAAAATATAGGTTGCGAACACTGTTCACAAACAGGGTATCTTGGAAGAGAAATGATAAGCGAAATTTTACCGATAAGCGATAAAATGTCTAGTTTGATTGCATCAAATGCTTCAAAAGATGATTTAAAGCATATAGCATACGAAGAAGGATTTATAGATATGTTCCACGATGGAATTTTAAGAGCAGCTAAAGGAATAACAACATACGAAGAAATTTTAAGGGTTGCTAAAACATGA